One Misgurnus anguillicaudatus chromosome 5, ASM2758022v2, whole genome shotgun sequence genomic window, tacagacaccaAAACAGCcattttgctcccacccaaatagggtaTTTTGTACATGCTattataaatgatctgtggggtattttgagctgaaacttcacatacacattctgggcacacccgAGTcttctacactcacctaaaggattattaggaacacctgttcaatttcttattaatgcaattatctaatcagccaatcacatggcagctgcttcaatgcatttaggggtgtggtcctggtcaagacaatctcctgaactctaaactgaatgtcagaatgggaaagaaaggtgatttgctcagttactgggattttcatgcacaaccattccTTTGTTTACAGAGTATGGTGTggaaagggaaaaacatccagtatgcggcagtcctgtgggcgaaaatgccttgttgatgctagaggtcgaatgggccgactgatttaagctgatagaagaacaactttgactgaaataagcactcgttacaaccgaggtatgcagcaaagcatttgtgaagccacaacacgcacaaccttggagcggatgggctacaacagcagttgagtaccactcatctccactacaaataggaaatagaggctacaatttgcacaagctcaccaaaattggacagttgaagagtGGAAAGaggttgcctggtctgatgagtcttgatttctgttgagacattcagatggtagagtcagaatttggtgtaaacagaatgagaacatgaatccatcatgacttgttaccactgtgcaggctgctggtggtggtgtaatggtgtgggggatgttttcttggcacactttaggccccttagtgccaattgggcatcgtttaaatgccacgtcCTACCTGAGATTTGTTTCTGACCatatccatccctttatgaccaccatgtacccatcttctgatggctactttcagcaggataatgcaccatgtcacaaagctcgaatcatttgaAATTGGtgtcttgaacatgacaatgagttcaatgtactaaaatggcccccacagtcaccagatctcaacccaatagagcatctttgggatgtggtggaacgggagcttcatgccctggatgtgcatcccacaaatttccatcaactgcaagcTGCTAtcatatcaatatgggccaacatttctaaagaatttcagcaccttgttgaatcaatgccacattgAATTaatgcagttctgaaggcgactcaaacacagtattagtatggtgttcctaataatcctttaggtaagtgtattacatcttgtaaaaggCTATAATgccctttaaaaaagaaaaagttacCTTGTTGCCTTAACATTTGgcgttaattcaacttaaaaatattagttatctcaaaatattttgtgtaaagATAGTTTGCaaactacagtaaaagttttaaattgaattaactccaaattttaaggcaaccaggtaacctacttttttaagttacagTGACATCATCAGCCCGGATTTCACATACATTACaggatgttatttttttttcaatgtacCGATTTGTCCTTAGTTTGCTgaacaatgttttattttgtgtacatCTGTCTTTCTTCATCAGGGATGAGTGTGGAGGTGTTAGTTATGCTGATGGCTGCTGTGATACAAGGTCAGGTGCTGTGGGTGTATAACAAAGACTGAGATCAGGCCTGTCTCAGCATGGATCAAAGCAGCTCCCACACGCCACAGCACAACATGAAACCGTAACACCACCTACACACAAATACCAGCCTCAATGACTGCTGCAAATACTACAGTATAACTGTGCAGATGTTATCTGCGAAAACATAATACTTTCACATGTAAAGGAGTGCCTGCTAAGGCAATACTGCACATATAGTAGGGTTAGGAACCTGAACAACCCCAAGTTTTAAACATGACACATACATTTAATATGTGTAACTAAAATAATAGAACCTCATATAAtgcaataatataatataatataatataatataataaaatataacataacatatagTTTATTATCATAAATGTTCCGATAATATATCATTCAATATTTATAtaagtattttaattttaaactttaggTTTCATGTATCATTTTTGGTGTGTGGGGCCTTATATAATGGTACATGTTGTTGGCACTCTTAATTCTTCACCTAGTTCAGTGTCAAATTTCTTTTGAAAAGATGTTTTGTTGCTTCTCCCTCTGGCCTTTGTAAAGCCTCACAATGGGCAGAGTCACATGCACACCACATACCTGAAAGCTTCAAAGAAGAACATACATCATCATCATACAAACGTCTGGTCCTCGGCTTCTCCTTCTCCACCTTGGCTTTTCAGGTTGGACCTCTGGAATATGATTTTGTGAATGACACATGAACttaagttaaagggatagtgcacctaaaaattaaaattctcataattttctcaaaaaaaaaaactttttacggatgaacacaaaagaagatattttgatggtaaatgatagtaagcacacagttgacggtacccatagaattccatcgtatttgtttttcctactatgaaagtcaatgattacaatccgctgtgtgcttaccatcatttaataaaatatcttCTAGTGGGTCATGGTTAAAGACATTGGTTCAAAACAATTATccaaaaaatgcacaaaagtgCAGAGCCATCCCAGTTTCTGAACCTGAACCGTACAGAAAATGACTGCAGAGGAGAGAGCAGGCTCATATAAAGGATCTGGAGAAATTCTGTATGGAGGAATAATCTAAGATCACCTGCAATCTCATCCgacattaaaggggccatggcacaagacttttttaaaatgtcaaataaatctttggtttccccagagcacatatttgaagttttagctcaaaataccatataaataatttattatgttaaaattgccactttgtaggtgtgcgcaaaaatgtgcagtttttgggtgtgtcctttaaaatgcaaatgagctgatgaaattcaaacactgatcacaatgatggtgttttgttgcaattaaaactcaattgtgcttttctctgcactaaatggcagtgccgtggttggatagtgcagattaagaggtggtattattataacaagagctccttatgacatcaaaaggagagccacatttcaacaacctatttttcatgtgcttgtaaagaatggtttaccaaaactaagttactggcttgatctttttcacattttctaggttgatagaagcactggggacccaatcataccacttaaacatggaaaaaatcagattttcatgccatggcccctttaaaatacaAGACTCTGAGCTGTTATCCTTACAAATGGAGGCGCCAAAGGGTGCAATAATTGTGTCCAGTGTGTATtagagaaaaacatttatttcataatgtAATTCCCCCCACCACTTTCAATTGTTTTACTTCAATcaaacattatatttttgtatttttttttaatgaaagctTAAAAGAAGAAACATTGTAGATTCATTTTACAGGtttctttgctcatatttaccaagggtgcaATTTTGGCCATGACTGTATAAATCTAATTTGTCAGTATCTCTCTGCAGCTCCTCATACCAGCTCTGGTTGTCCTAGTTAGCGTGTCTGAGAACTTTCCAGCCATGTGTGTTTTAATAGGAGCCAGTTTACCGGTACTGTTCTTGTTACCATGGTGAGAAAATTTAAGACTTGGATCTCTAACTTTATTCTGTTCATCTCTGGTAAGCAGGCCAGAGCTCTTCACTATGGAGAATTGGTGATCTACCAGTAATTCTTTAAATGGAAATCACTTTTCCTAAAACATATATTATCGTCAATCATATAACAGCAACACCCTGACAGGCACCTACAGCTGCATTGTGGTGGAGAGTCATTTTCACATCCATTTTCTCCAAATTGGACTAATTTGCGTTGTTATGCTCAGGTCAATGTTGCAGATGTATTAGGCGAGTTTGCTTTTCAAAACCCTTTGTCTGCCGGCATCTCCTTCTTAAATCCTAGTTTAGGTGTTCACTTTTGATGTATCACAAAGTTTCAAGTGACTATGTTTggctaaaaatataaataaagcttaCTGTATGTTTACAATAGTTCAGCCTTTGTATGGAAGTGTTTACTCTGAATGTTTACATTTGCAATGTGTTTTGTTAAAGCTTCACGGGATACAAAGCAGGTGCTTGCAGCCACACAGATACAGTTGTTCTGACATTGAAATTGCTTTTGGCTCCTATACAGATGGTGTGTTTAGTGTTTTTCTCTCTGTACCGCATCGATGAAACACACCGAAAGGAAAATCTTAAACATATAAAGTGAGAAGTGCAAGGGGTCTAACTTGTGCAAATTACACAGATTGCATTTCTATATATATTCTGTAGAAAAATACTTaattgtttgcttgtttttaggCCTGATCTTACCACCCTCCCTTGTTTGGAAGAGAAAAAAACAACTCTGAATTCAACAAGAGagagttattttttaaatcaaagtcAAGAGTAATTTCTCATTGTAATTAAAAACAGCTGGACTATGTAAAACATTCTGCAAAACTGTTTTCTCAAAAACATAACAACAATAAATCTTTAGCTTACTCATCATCATTCAAACAACTTATCTCATCATTCAGAGATATATTCACTACACCAGCGTCTCCAAacttttatcattgtttaaagtGTTAACATACATACAAGAAGCCAAGCTTATatgtaaaatatgtaataaataaatattaaaattgaggctttGGCGGTCAACTCACAGACTCCGCGCGGgtaccatgttggagaccactgcacTACACACATGAACGTGCTTTGAGGTGTCCACACATTCCTGATGTAAGCTCAAAAGTATTTTGGGTCTGGATATAAGTACCAAACTGATGGGTTTGAATTTGCAAACAAGCAGCCCTGATTAAACCATTAAGTTCGATGCAGAATGGCATTTATAAAGAAAGTAATATCAAAGCCAGAGTAATATGTAATACTATATTGTTGAAGTTTACAAGGTCTATTGATGAATCATgcagaatgaaacaaaacaaaaaaatgtgtattaagAAAGTAAATAAGGTTTTGattaaatgtttacataatttttatgacttttttatttgtttttatgtgtgttttaGTGTTTTACACTTTGTAAATAAACAATCCAGAACAACATtgcataaattaaataaataacaataaactgATAAATAATGTGATTATTCTTTATTTAAAGTTGCCAATCTCAGTGGTGtgtaataaatttatttaatcaGTATACATACAAAATATGTCATTATTGCCACACAACAGTGGTAAACCTTGATTATGACTACTGCAACTAAATGCCTTggaaacactttacaataaggttgtatttgttaaccagtgttgggggtaacacattacaagtaatgcacataataattttacttttctgaagtaacgagtaaagtaacgcattactttataaatgtacacatttgagttactttttaaaaaaaagtaacgcgagttacttttcagtttaatttattaaatgtaaaaataatgtactgaaatAATTTGAACATATTACCGTAAAATTaattacgcactctgtgcacctgagcgggaacagtttgagtcagaaacggagatggcaaaCCAGAGCTCGAAATGTTTGCGATCATTAAAAACACCTGAAAGGCCTGAAAGAGaccaagcctcagccaagtaagaaaaagtaacgcaaaagtaacctaaaagtaacgtaagcattactatccatgaaaagtaattaagtaacgcaattagttactttttttgggtaGTAACTAAATATTGTactgcattacttttaaaagtaactttccccaacaacattagttagctaacatgaactaacaatgaatcatttattacagcatttattattcttagttcatgttaatttcagttAACGTTAGTCAATGCACCATTAACTAACTAGAATAACTCTATTGGCATTAACAAATATTAACAAAGAAAAACTATATTGATtattgttatttcatgttagTCGATGCATTAACTAAAGTAAACAAATACAATCTTATTGTAAACTGTTACCAATGCCTTAATACTCCTAAATATTTCTGTGAGCAATAAAGAGGGTCATAAATACAATCTCTTATTCTAGGATCAAATTATATCTCCTTTGTGTTTCCCACATTTagttcagttcagttcagtttATATACTCGTGTTTTAGATAAGGGAAATATACATTggtgttatggatgtgacaaaaaaaaGAGTTTTTGGGAGACAACACACTTTGTAGGAATTCTGTGAACTAAAATGCAAAATCCAGAAGCCATAATACCCACATGAATGCAGAttgttattaaaattaaaagtcGTTTGTCGGCAAAGAGAAGAGGACTTTCCAACCTAAGCGAAGACATTTCATGACAAACTTTAATAAGCATGATCTTTTAAGGAAAGCACTGTTACCATGGTTACTTCAGTCGGATTACCAATGACGTGTTGTTCGTTGTTTGTCCGCTAGAGGCGGACGAAGCTCATATGTGGCGCATACAGGCAGGCAGGGGCTCACTGCCCTCAATCACAATTACTGAATTGAAGCGCATTTTGTGTGCGGAGCTTCAGGAGTAAAAACAAGCAGCCAGAATGGGAGTCGAGGTCGAAACCATTACTCCTGGAGACGGTAAAATATCCATCGTATTAAATCTTATCACTATCTTACGATATTAATGCAATATAGAAAATGATTATTACTTTGCATCGGTACAATTTGACGGATTTCCCATAACGGACTTTAGCCTGTTAGCTAAACATCAAGTCCGTAGCTAGCCCAATTTCCCAAATGgtttaaaccacaattttctGATAATCTctctattttattgtttttaggAAGTACCTTCCCTAAAAAAGGACAGACGTGTATCGTGCACTATGTGGGTAAGTTATATGTTTGTTCTGGATGAATCGCGTAAATGGTCAGTGAGTCGGTGAGCTAGCATTAGCTGATTAGCACATTAACACAATGGATCGTTTTACATCCGCAATCGGCTCATTGTGGGTTTGAATCTATAAGATGATAACATATCTGTTTGTTTTCATCGTCTTTATCTGTGGCATTTGTAACAGCGTTCAGATCTTCTGTTCGTAACAACCGTGGCCTGTTTTGTACCGTCGTCATTTAACGTTAACGCTATGCTGAGATGGGCTGTGTTTCAAACGCTGGCTGTTTGGGACATTATAGGCGCGTCCGAACGGTTCACACACAAACGTTAACGCGCACGTAAAATACTTAAAGATGCTTCGGATCAAATATATTTAACATAGgtttttatttcaacttaaataACGCGCCAGTGATGCTCAAATATTGTACGACTCGACTGCGGTTATGACGACTTAAAATGTTTTCCTAACTATTCgcaattttcaaaatgtttatgtaCTTTTATGAACGCGTTTTAATTGTTAAAACAGCTTCAAATGGAACGCTCCGTGTGAATTTGACGCGCCATGCTGCTTTAAAATGCAGTCAGGCGGGGTTATTGTGCTTATAAATCACGTGTTAATGATCCAGAATATTAAATTGTGGTTTTGCTTTGATTGAATTTGAAGTCATGTGTTGATATACCGCATCATTTACATTTCTGACAGGTTCTCTGACAGATGGACACAAGTTTGACTCTTCCCGGGACCGGGGCAAGCCTTTCAAATTCAAGATTGGCAAACAGGAAGTGATCCGTGGATGGGATGAGGGAGTAGCCCAGGTACTACCAAGTTATATAACAAACAATCAATAGGtcagatagacttttatttgtGCAATCCTATGTTCCTAGCTAATAATTTTTTGTTTCAAAAATCCACCACAACcgttattttccaaggtttgtttttaattagccaggaaagttttctttacgaAAATAAAACGTTGGTTTAACGTTAGAATAACGTTGGTTCAACGTTGGTTTAACGTTATGGGCTTGTTATtttatggttcaaaaataaaacgtaaAGGCCGTTTCCAGAATTATTTAGTCCCCAAAAGGTAACCAAAAACTAACATTAGGGAAACGTCCTGTGTTTGCTAGGTTGTCTGTTCATAAGGCAAggtgatttatttataaagcataattaaaaacacaaaattgttGACTAATGTTCTgtacaacttttttttttttacaaataacaagcacacaaaacatATAGTAATCTTATTTgcttatttagaaaaaaatagttttgcaAAAGACAAATACTTTCTGGTAAAATGTTGATATCCAGGCCATCACACTTAACAGAATCTAGTAAAGGAATCATTTACATAAATCCAAATGCTGTCTTAAAATATCGTTGACATGATGTATCAATTGCTAaattagctcaaaatattaagTTGTCTCTTACAAGTGTATTGCTTTGCTTAAAGACGTATATTAAGCCATTTGGATTACATAAATAATGGATGtatgtgctttttggagctttgCCAAGCTGAGCCTCATGTAGAGGATAACAGGATGGCACTTTATTGGTATTTATGTTTGAGAGAAGTTTGCTAAATGACTTTTTCCTCCATGTAACAGATGAGCGTGGGGCAGCGTGCCAAGCTGACTTGCACTCCAGACTTTGCTTACGGGAGCAAGGGGCACCCAGGCATCATTCCTGGCAATGCCACCCTCATATTTGACGTTGAGCTGCTTGGTTTGGAGTAAAGCCCCCACAGTTGGACTCAGGTTATTCCCTATTCATTCTTTCAGGGTAAGTACACTGTCTTCCACCATTATTATtatgtgttttattattgtttagtCAATGTATAACCCCAGTCTACTTCGATCAAAACATTTCCTTGTTATTGTGCATAGTTCATGGCATGCAGGTAGCTTTAATAACTTGAGGATGAtctttaaagaagataattctTGTCCTTTAGGAGCTTTCGAGTTTATTTAACAAGTCTTGTAATCCTTCTTGATGACCATGATGCAGTTGTTTAACGGACCTCTTTCCTTTTCTTTCAGGGTCGACCTTTTTAAGGAACATGGCAAACAACATGCACGTGATCCTCAAAAGGGGCTAGTGCTATTAGCGATACCACTTAGCTTAGCTCTGTTctacatttgtatattttgttgTCTTTTTATTTCTTTCCTGTTTGACATCATCTTTACTGGTATGCTCTCAATCATTGGATATTCACTATGAAACAAGCTCTCTTTGTTTCCTtctgttttttacatttgattTCTGTGTGTAAACACGATCACAGCAACAGGGTTTTGCTGAGCTGGTAAAAGTACTCTGGTGGGGAAATCtggttaaatataaaacaataaactacttgaaaataaattgtttataaaacaaaacaatggtcTCTGGTGTGTTGATCGGAAATGTggttctgaaaaaaaatattgaaacaaaaCCTTCTTTCGTAACCAGAGTTTAAATCAACAAGCCATGATGATGAACAAGATATTTGTATGATTACCTGACTTTCATTTCAATAGCGTTATGCACACTGACCCATTACGTTAATCCGTACCCATCTGTAATTGATTTCTTGTAATGTTTGACATTGCACAGCGGTTTCCTTTAAATGAGGAAAAACATTAAGATACTGCAAATGAGCAAGTCAACATTTTAAGTAGTCTTATCATTTTTAATGAAACTTCATTGTAAGAGTGATTGAACTAAGCAATCAAAATTTACAACCAGGGATGAAGTGTTGGTCAGAAACATTTTGTAACACATTTTCAAATGcgaccctgaaccacaaaactACTCATAagggtaaaaaaaaattaaattgagatttatacatcatctgatgtgtggtttgttaggataggacaatatttggcaatattgaaaaaaatcgcctttaaagtccTTAACATCCATTCacaaaaataatgtatatttttggtTGGAAATTTACTTAATACAATTATGGAATATGATCTTTACATAACAtcatgatttttggcataaaagaaaaatcgataattttgactcatacaatgtatttttggctattgctacaaatatacttgtgcgacttatgactggttttgaagtccagggtcacaaattaaGACCAACTATCCAAATGTCAATTTAAAGTAGTTCCAAACTACTAGTAATTTAGCTAACATGCATCTTAAACAGCCCTTATCATAATTTCCTGATATGCCAGTATTATTCACTTCAGTATTTTACTAATTCAACTAAGTTAGCTGGATGCATGCAGCAgttatcagtttattttttaattaagcaTTAAACAGAAATCTTACGATACTGTATTACAAATTATGTCATTATGACAATAGATGTACAACTATTGTTGATGAAACATTTCTGT contains:
- the fkbp1aa gene encoding FKBP prolyl isomerase 1Aa, producing the protein MGVEVETITPGDGSTFPKKGQTCIVHYVGSLTDGHKFDSSRDRGKPFKFKIGKQEVIRGWDEGVAQMSVGQRAKLTCTPDFAYGSKGHPGIIPGNATLIFDVELLGLE
- the mfsd2al2 gene encoding LOW QUALITY PROTEIN: sodium-dependent lysophosphatidylcholine symporter 1-B-like (The sequence of the model RefSeq protein was modified relative to this genomic sequence to represent the inferred CDS: inserted 4 bases in 4 codons; substituted 2 bases at 2 genomic stop codons), translated to MKEKHHHITSSCRLLINNRLLSSVSVINMETETTDGLPLSRKLCYAVGGVPXAFGFSLQIFLIDVVQMVASFVSLILFISNAWDAVTDPLVGYLVSRSRQTPVGKLLPCSTVPYITLNMFLGGDPRDRDSXTAYRMSVEVLVMLMAAVIQGQVLWVYNKDXDQACLSMDQSSSHTPQHNMKPFHVSFLPHNGQSHMHTTYLKASKKNIHHXSYKRLVLGFSFSTLAFQKMTAEERAGSYKGSGEILISLQLLIPALVVLVSVSENFPAMCVLIGASLPVLFLLPWSMLXDVLGEFAFQNPLSAGISFLNPSLGFSLCMEVFTLNVYICNVFCXSFTGYKAGACSHTDTVVLTLKLLLAPIQMVCLVFFSLYRIDETHRKENLKHIK